The following proteins are co-located in the Candida dubliniensis CD36 chromosome 3, complete sequence genome:
- a CDS encoding metalloprotease, putative (Similar to S. cerevisiae ECM14;~In S. cerevisiae: required for normal cell wall assembly), with amino-acid sequence MDYIKLISLLLIQLVVSYQIQIPFDFYGLFSSKDVSRPHYTTVDHQYHPIDLTQYKGKHVIRIDYSDTPDLGKYLMTQSFEDDANIHFTKWGHASNLKTIDIQIDETGLLKLHEMFPSMSFKVVVDDLAQKIYETYPQQISQLNEDSVITNELFFKEYRSLESIDAWLGLLQATYPDIISVEEIGETFEHRKYKVVHFTVPSSEDNDDHGNRRTVVVSGGIHAREWISTSSVLYSIYALIEYYKNVPDSDIWSKLDFIFIPVSNPDGYEYTWTTDRLWRKNRQPTIHPKCFGIDIDHSYDYHWTRSSDWACGEEYSGEAPFEAFESQIWTDYLNNTNANHKIWGYIDLHSYSQEILYPYAFSCNEQPRDEENLLEVAWGLAKAIRMQSGTLYNVLPACIDRDADLMPDLGSGTALDYMYHHRADYAFQLKLRDTGNHGFLLPAKYIEPVGREVVAALKYLCNFLVDEQSQ; translated from the coding sequence ATGGACTATATCAAACTCATATCACTACTTCTCATTCAACTAGTGGTCAGTTATCAGATCCAAATACCATTTGATTTCTATGGGTTATTCTCTTCAAAAGATGTTTCTCGTCCTCATTACACAACTGTGGATCATCAATACCACCCAATAGATTTAACACAATATAAGGGTAAACATGTAATCAGGATTGACTACTCAGATACCCCAGATCTAGGAAAATATTTGATGACACAGTCTTTTGAAGATGACGCAAATATTCACTTTACTAAATGGGGCCACGCAAGTAACCTAAAGACAATTGATATCCAAATAGATGAAACTGGTTTGCTTAAATTGCACGAGATGTTTCCATCGATGTCTTTCAAAGTAGTTGTTGACGATTTGGCTCAAAAGATATACGAAACATATCCGCAACAAATTAGCCAATTAAATGAAGATTCCGTGATTACCAACgaattgttttttaaaGAGTACCGTTCATTAGAAAGCATTGATGCATGGTTGGGTCTATTACAAGCAACGTATCCTGATATAATCAGTGTTGAAGAGATTGGGGAAACGTTTGAGCATCGCAAGTACAAGGTGGTTCATTTCACTGTTCCTAGCTCAGAAGACAACGATGATCACGGTAACAGGAGAACCGTTGTAGTTAGCGGCGGTATCCATGCTCGTGAATGGATTTCCACTTCGTCTGTCTTATACTCCATATATGCGTTAATTGAGTACTACAAAAATGTTCCAGATTCTGATATCTGGTCTAAGTTAGACTTTATATTTATTCCCGTTTCTAACCCAGATGGCTATGAATACACCTGGACCACAGACAGATTGTGGAGAAAGAATCGTCAACCAACTATTCATCCAAAGTGCTTTggaattgatattgatcaTTCCTACGATTATCATTGGACAAGATCAAGTGATTGGGCTTGTGGCGAGGAATATAGTGGCGAGGCACCTTTTGAAGCATTCGAATCACAAATTTGGACagattatttaaataatacaaaTGCTAACCACAAAATATGGGGGTATATTGACTTGCATTCTTACTCGCAGGAGATCTTGTATCCTTATGCCTTCTCGTGTAACGAGCAACCGAGAGACGAAGAGAACTTGTTAGAGGTTGCGTGGGGTCTAGCAAAAGCGATTCGCATGCAAAGTGGAACACTTTATAACGTATTACCTGCGTGTATTGATCGTGATGCCGATTTGATGCCAGACTTGGGATCAGGAACAGCATTGGATTATATGTATCATCATCGAGCAGACTATGCGTTCCAGTTAAAATTGAGAGATACGGGTAACCATGGATTTTTGTTACCTGCAAAGTACATTGAACCTGTTGGCAGGGAAGTTGTTGCTGCTTTAAAATACTTGTGTAATTTCTTAGTAGACGAGCAACTGCAATAA
- a CDS encoding D-tyrosyl-tRNA(tyr) deacylase, putative (Similar to S. cerevisiae DTD1;~spliced gene;~In S. cerevisiae: functions in protein translation, may affect nonsense suppression via alteration of the protein synthesis machinery; ubiquitous among eukaryotes): MRVVVQKVKSASVTVEEKIVSSIGKGLMVLVGITTTDTEEDIAKLSKKLLSLRVFEDLSEPPQTATKWYGKPWAKSIVDIQGEILSVSQFTLYGTVKKGTKPDFHRAAKGHHAVELYNKLLEQLRAGLGQDKVKDGEFGAMMDVALVNDGPVTIIWDTQDSPL, from the exons ATGAGAGTGGTTGTTCAGAAAGTCAAGAGTGCGTCAGTTACAGTTGAAGAGAAGATTGTGTCTTC AATCGGAAAGGGGTTGATGGTTCTCGTTGGTATCACCACCACAGATACAGAGGAAGATATTGCCAAGCTCTCCAAGAAGCTTCTCTCCCTCCGTGTGTTTGAGGATTTGTCCGAGCCACCACAGACTGCCACCAAGTGGTATGGCAAGCCCTGGGCAAAGTCGATCGTAGACATCCAAGGAGAAATCTTGTCTGTAAGTCAGTTTACATTGTACGGCACGGTTAAAAAGGGGACCAAGCCTGATTTCCACCGTGCCGCAAAAGGCCACCATGCGGTTGAATTGTACAACAAGTTGCTAGAACAATTGAGAGCAGGGTTGGGCCAAGACAAGGTCAAGGACGGAGAGTTTGGCGCCATGATGGACGTTGCCTTGGTCAACGATGGTCCGGTGACCATCATCTGGGACACCCAAGACAGCCCTTTGTGA